Proteins co-encoded in one Trueperella abortisuis genomic window:
- a CDS encoding tyrosine-type recombinase/integrase yields the protein MRDLELAGYSPNTLRSYKTHWHAHVLPKLGESTDMAMLTTGMIEDFLRQVQADTSLRTAGNVARSLSAGLNAAHDKGQLEVVPAFPKGWRRRPTARRTATITYTADQLDALIAAAQERYRAAIVLGSYAFLRSGEVTALRRNDITDAGVRVDEATKTEPGGRTVIAPPKSVAGYRTVPIAARYQRIIAEHLERFVPPAPASLLWATRDGGPVRSRVLLTALHAACEAAGLPKGRFHDLRHSGLTLYGQACATLAELMAAARHPDVDAAMIYQHAGQARAIELVERMGG from the coding sequence ATGCGCGACCTTGAACTCGCCGGATACTCACCCAACACGCTACGTTCCTACAAGACGCACTGGCACGCCCACGTCCTGCCGAAGCTGGGGGAGTCCACGGATATGGCCATGCTGACCACGGGGATGATCGAGGACTTCCTACGCCAGGTCCAGGCTGACACCTCGCTGCGCACCGCCGGGAACGTGGCACGCTCCCTGTCGGCAGGTTTGAACGCGGCACATGACAAGGGCCAGCTCGAGGTCGTGCCCGCGTTCCCGAAAGGCTGGAGGAGGCGCCCCACCGCCCGCCGCACAGCCACTATCACCTACACGGCCGACCAGTTGGATGCGCTCATCGCTGCGGCTCAGGAGCGGTACCGGGCAGCGATTGTGCTTGGATCGTATGCTTTCCTGCGTTCGGGTGAGGTCACAGCCCTGCGCCGTAACGACATCACCGACGCCGGTGTGCGTGTGGATGAGGCGACCAAGACAGAGCCGGGTGGGCGCACTGTCATCGCGCCACCCAAAAGCGTGGCAGGGTACCGTACCGTCCCTATCGCCGCGCGTTACCAGCGCATCATCGCAGAGCATCTTGAGCGCTTTGTGCCACCGGCACCTGCCTCGTTGCTCTGGGCGACGCGCGATGGTGGCCCGGTGCGCTCCCGTGTCCTCCTCACGGCTCTGCATGCGGCCTGTGAGGCTGCTGGCCTACCGAAAGGCCGGTTTCACGATCTGCGTCACTCTGGGCTTACCTTGTATGGGCAGGCGTGCGCCACACTCGCGGAGTTGATGGCGGCGGCTCGGCATCCGGATGTGGATGCGGCGATGATTTATCAGCATGCTGGGCAGGCGCGGGCGATCGAATTGGTGGAGCGGATGGGCGGCTAG
- a CDS encoding helix-turn-helix transcriptional regulator: protein MTTIYLTLRGFAERIGISYQTIRTYQADGRLPEPDAQLGQGKGCTFGWLPETIDNWQVNRPGRGARTDLQP from the coding sequence ATGACCACCATCTACCTCACCTTGCGCGGCTTCGCCGAACGAATCGGTATCTCCTACCAAACAATCCGCACCTACCAAGCCGACGGCCGACTCCCTGAACCCGACGCCCAACTCGGCCAAGGCAAAGGCTGCACTTTTGGTTGGCTACCGGAAACCATCGACAACTGGCAGGTAAACCGGCCCGGACGTGGCGCCCGAACCGATCTCCAGCCCTAG
- a CDS encoding ImmA/IrrE family metallo-endopeptidase — MVSSRSTCSDHSGPFLDPQSARTVSHRRGGPSRAVDRQPVEVAHEYVHATLGHDGPQEAHIEARVDRRAARLLVSPAEYILAEHLYGCDVAAIAEELGVPVWVVAYREGLRCDTQTTIPATHDIGVGCGYS; from the coding sequence ATGGTCTCGAGCCGTTCGACGTGTTCGGACCATTCGGGGCCGTTTCTTGACCCCCAGTCGGCGCGTACGGTGAGCCACCGCAGGGGCGGCCCGTCGAGGGCGGTGGACCGCCAGCCGGTGGAGGTGGCTCATGAGTATGTTCATGCCACCCTGGGTCATGATGGGCCGCAGGAGGCGCACATAGAGGCCCGCGTGGATCGGCGGGCCGCCCGTCTACTAGTCTCACCCGCCGAGTACATCCTCGCTGAGCACCTCTATGGGTGTGATGTTGCGGCGATCGCTGAGGAGCTTGGTGTGCCGGTGTGGGTGGTGGCTTATCGGGAGGGCTTGAGGTGTGACACACAGACAACTATACCCGCAACCCATGATATTGGTGTGGGGTGCGGGTATAGTTAG
- a CDS encoding NYN domain-containing protein: protein MKPTSSKRTSSSSPEISRRPIVTAILVDGGFYRKRAYSLFGDKSPEERAEELLEYCRRHIRKSRSSLYRIYYYDCPPSEKVLYHPLLKEQINLAKSDQYRWTQQFFRELLKKRKVALRRGEELETQRGYSLKPEPMKKLLAKKITIDDLTEKDFSLDIKQKGVDMRLGLDISTLAERSLVNQIVMIAGDSDFVPAAKHARRSGIDFILDPMWSPITDSLSEHIDGIRECVTAPPDNMNDPMHITNMNQSSNYRSVQADTDDEEL, encoded by the coding sequence ATGAAACCTACCTCGTCGAAACGCACATCTTCATCGAGTCCAGAAATCTCACGCCGCCCGATCGTAACCGCCATCCTCGTCGATGGAGGCTTTTACAGAAAACGTGCGTACTCCCTGTTTGGTGACAAAAGTCCTGAAGAACGTGCCGAAGAGCTCCTAGAGTACTGCCGTAGACACATCCGGAAATCTCGTTCTAGTCTATACCGGATCTATTACTACGACTGCCCGCCATCAGAAAAAGTTCTCTATCACCCTTTGTTGAAAGAGCAGATAAATCTGGCAAAAAGCGATCAATACCGCTGGACCCAGCAATTTTTCAGGGAGCTCTTGAAAAAGAGAAAGGTCGCGCTCCGCCGCGGCGAGGAGCTCGAAACGCAGCGCGGATACAGCCTCAAACCAGAACCCATGAAGAAGCTCCTGGCCAAAAAGATTACGATCGACGACCTCACTGAAAAGGACTTCAGCCTAGACATCAAGCAAAAGGGTGTCGATATGCGTCTCGGGCTCGACATTTCCACGCTCGCAGAGCGCAGTCTCGTTAATCAGATTGTGATGATTGCCGGGGACTCGGACTTCGTCCCGGCCGCGAAACATGCAAGGCGATCGGGGATAGATTTCATTCTCGACCCAATGTGGTCGCCAATTACAGATTCCTTGAGTGAGCATATTGACGGCATTCGAGAATGCGTGACTGCCCCGCCTGACAATATGAATGATCCAATGCACATCACCAATATGAACCAATCGTCCAACTATCGCTCTGTGCAGGCAGATACCGACGACGAAGAGCTTTAA
- a CDS encoding transcriptional regulator, whose product MTAHYLSLNGFAKRAGLSRSTLVSYRHQGRLPEPDAIIGGPGRGGTHGWLPETVDYWMANRVGQGHRTDLER is encoded by the coding sequence ATGACCGCCCATTACTTATCGCTCAACGGTTTCGCGAAACGCGCCGGTTTGAGCCGCTCTACCCTTGTGTCCTATCGCCATCAAGGCCGCCTGCCAGAACCGGACGCGATCATCGGCGGGCCAGGGCGCGGCGGCACGCACGGATGGCTGCCCGAGACAGTGGACTACTGGATGGCCAACCGGGTAGGCCAAGGCCACAGAACCGACCTCGAACGCTAA
- a CDS encoding DNA polymerase III subunit gamma and tau, with product MRRLGNVSIALYRRYRPESFQEVIGQDHVTRPLMAALEAGRTTHAYLFSGPRGCGKTTSARILARCLNCVEYPTAKPCGKCDSCKELARDGSGSLDVVELDAASHGGVDDARELREQAGFAPVRDRFKIFIIDEAHMVTNQGFNALLKLVEEPPPHVKFIFATTEPEKVIGTIRSRTHHYPFRLVPPLELEKYLALVCAREGVSAGKDLLSLVVRAGTGSVRDTLSVLDQIIGGSEGTRLDYDRAVALLGYTSAALLDDAVDAISARDGAALFGVVDKVVKSGHDPRRFVEDMLQRLRDLVIIALAGDEAKDVFVSVPEDLYARMVEQAAALGAERASQCADLTNAALSEMAGATAPRLQLELLCARLVIARVGTPAQVADSGPEAPSPEVASTLAQFRTTPSAAQHAGQQVRSQVPQQAGRQEQVGRDAGQRADREAGQPQAGNTEPGGQAPGAQCLQGSAVQGSAPQGMSGSVEQQRRLDQMDPRRRPMPAMPNIGQDDGPRAQPAAGAQQTAQQTHAEPPAVQDRTQQTPRRSPYHAADQRASQQPHGEMRGQRPAAHDHKQPAPEQEAQAQSAASVGQVGGDPLTQIVAQWPAIVADQSLSRIANAQLSAASGPVRVEGGVLYVGFEQPGVAAAFMARGARDLERILAKMLGLTLRVEGRVGGEPPAPKADAAQAAAPHPQAAVPAQAAQARKIDGTAPTGQPAEEFEPTQRARIAPVPAGTEPAQPEGDPIPAASAESAKPASAPPVNPAPAESPKPAPALPVDPVPAAGATPANGQASPANPASPANPAPANAPASAGGSEWAEEPPIDDEPYLDEPDPAHDPSFSAEPPLPPEAPHGSALMNGSAHMRGANPLGVNGVDEGSDQRSASDILGSAAESFPMPPPAELPEALVSTAGADTSEHDPAGGFAQFPVPPVEDPYTHTTLGTWAQPSSFLRTPDGPDPDDDDLPDVPDAEHTDRVRFPGLAHAFAGARNLAETDQPAPEDDTEGDPDWDGASADDPDISQSTMVGLQVLIERFDAKVIEEREEE from the coding sequence ATGCGTAGACTAGGGAACGTGAGTATAGCCCTGTATCGCCGCTACCGGCCCGAGTCTTTTCAAGAAGTGATCGGCCAAGATCACGTCACCCGGCCCCTGATGGCCGCTCTTGAGGCGGGCCGGACAACGCATGCCTATCTGTTCTCCGGGCCGCGCGGCTGCGGGAAGACGACGTCGGCACGCATCCTCGCCCGCTGCCTCAACTGCGTGGAATACCCCACCGCCAAGCCGTGTGGAAAGTGTGATTCGTGTAAGGAACTGGCGAGAGACGGGTCGGGCTCGCTCGACGTCGTGGAGCTGGACGCGGCGTCGCATGGCGGCGTGGATGACGCGCGGGAGCTCCGCGAACAGGCCGGGTTCGCGCCGGTGCGGGATCGCTTTAAGATTTTCATTATCGATGAGGCCCACATGGTCACCAACCAGGGTTTCAACGCGTTGCTGAAGCTGGTGGAGGAGCCGCCCCCGCACGTGAAGTTCATCTTTGCCACCACGGAGCCGGAGAAGGTGATCGGTACGATCCGTTCGCGTACGCATCACTATCCCTTCCGCCTGGTCCCGCCGTTGGAACTCGAGAAGTATCTGGCGCTGGTGTGCGCGCGCGAGGGGGTGAGTGCGGGCAAGGATCTGCTGTCGCTGGTCGTGCGTGCGGGCACGGGTTCGGTTCGCGACACGCTCTCGGTGCTGGACCAAATCATCGGCGGTTCTGAGGGCACACGCCTTGACTACGACCGCGCGGTCGCACTGCTCGGCTACACGTCGGCGGCGCTACTCGACGACGCCGTGGACGCCATCTCTGCGCGGGATGGTGCGGCGCTATTCGGGGTTGTGGACAAGGTGGTCAAGTCTGGCCACGACCCGCGCCGCTTCGTCGAGGATATGCTCCAGCGATTGCGAGATCTGGTGATTATTGCGCTCGCTGGTGATGAGGCGAAGGACGTGTTTGTCTCGGTGCCGGAGGATCTGTATGCGCGGATGGTGGAGCAGGCCGCGGCGCTCGGGGCGGAGCGGGCTTCGCAGTGCGCGGATCTGACGAACGCCGCGCTGAGCGAGATGGCGGGCGCCACCGCGCCGCGCCTCCAGTTGGAGTTGCTGTGTGCCCGGCTGGTGATCGCCCGGGTGGGCACGCCAGCGCAGGTTGCCGACTCGGGGCCCGAGGCGCCGAGCCCCGAGGTGGCCAGCACTCTAGCGCAGTTCCGGACGACGCCGTCGGCGGCGCAGCACGCGGGCCAGCAAGTCCGTTCACAAGTTCCACAGCAGGCTGGGCGGCAGGAACAGGTCGGCCGTGATGCCGGGCAGCGGGCAGACCGGGAAGCCGGGCAGCCGCAGGCCGGAAACACAGAGCCGGGCGGGCAGGCGCCGGGGGCTCAGTGCCTGCAGGGTTCGGCCGTGCAGGGTTCGGCCCCGCAGGGCATGTCAGGGTCGGTTGAGCAGCAGCGTCGTCTGGATCAGATGGATCCGCGACGCCGGCCGATGCCCGCGATGCCGAACATCGGACAGGATGACGGCCCGCGCGCCCAGCCCGCGGCTGGCGCGCAGCAGACGGCGCAGCAGACGCACGCCGAGCCGCCGGCAGTGCAAGATCGAACGCAACAGACGCCGCGGCGCTCTCCCTACCATGCGGCAGACCAGCGCGCCTCCCAACAGCCGCACGGTGAGATGCGGGGGCAACGGCCAGCCGCGCACGATCACAAGCAGCCGGCCCCGGAACAGGAAGCCCAGGCTCAGTCGGCGGCGTCCGTGGGGCAGGTAGGCGGCGACCCGCTTACACAAATCGTTGCTCAATGGCCCGCGATCGTGGCCGACCAGAGCTTGTCCCGCATTGCGAACGCACAGTTGAGCGCCGCGAGCGGCCCGGTCAGGGTCGAAGGCGGGGTGCTCTACGTGGGCTTTGAACAGCCCGGCGTGGCGGCCGCGTTCATGGCGCGGGGCGCTCGTGATCTCGAGCGCATACTGGCGAAAATGCTCGGACTCACGCTCCGGGTCGAAGGAAGGGTCGGAGGTGAGCCGCCCGCCCCAAAAGCTGACGCCGCGCAGGCCGCGGCACCCCACCCGCAGGCCGCAGTCCCCGCACAGGCTGCGCAGGCACGGAAAATAGACGGCACGGCACCGACGGGGCAACCCGCCGAAGAATTCGAACCAACTCAACGGGCTCGCATCGCCCCCGTACCAGCCGGCACGGAGCCAGCCCAGCCTGAGGGAGATCCGATCCCGGCAGCCTCGGCGGAATCTGCGAAGCCCGCATCGGCACCGCCGGTGAATCCAGCCCCGGCGGAATCTCCCAAGCCCGCCCCTGCACTGCCGGTGGATCCAGTTCCGGCCGCCGGCGCTACACCGGCCAACGGTCAAGCTTCGCCCGCTAATCCAGCGTCGCCCGCTAATCCGGCACCGGCGAACGCTCCGGCTTCGGCCGGCGGCTCCGAATGGGCTGAGGAGCCGCCGATAGACGACGAACCGTACCTTGACGAACCTGATCCGGCCCACGACCCGAGCTTCTCCGCCGAACCTCCCCTACCGCCTGAGGCACCGCACGGCTCCGCCCTCATGAACGGCTCCGCCCACATGCGCGGGGCCAACCCGCTGGGCGTCAACGGCGTCGACGAGGGATCCGATCAGCGTTCCGCCAGCGACATCCTCGGCTCAGCGGCTGAGAGCTTCCCGATGCCGCCCCCGGCCGAACTGCCCGAGGCGCTTGTCTCCACCGCCGGCGCGGACACATCCGAGCACGATCCGGCAGGCGGTTTTGCGCAGTTCCCCGTCCCTCCCGTGGAAGACCCCTATACCCACACCACCCTGGGCACGTGGGCGCAGCCGTCCTCGTTCCTGCGAACTCCGGACGGCCCCGACCCGGACGACGACGACCTACCCGACGTCCCCGACGCCGAGCACACCGACCGGGTCCGCTTCCCCGGCCTCGCCCACGCCTTTGCCGGCGCCCGCAACCTTGCCGAAACCGACCAGCCTGCCCCTGAAGACGACACCGAGGGAGACCCCGACTGGGACGGCGCCTCGGCCGACGACCCGGACATCTCACAGTCAACCATGGTGGGTCTGCAGGTCCTCATCGAGCGCTTCGACGCTAAAGTGATCGAGGAACGTGAGGAGGAGTAA
- the recR gene encoding recombination mediator RecR, with translation MAGVYDGAVQSLIDELGRLPGIGPKGAQRIAFYLLEADDAEVDALVDALESVKSKVRFCEICGNVTEEKICRICADPRRLDSVICVVEEAKDIVAIERSREYRGRYHVLGGAIDPIGGVGPEDLRIRELYARLGSGVVQEVILAMDPNVEGEATATYLSLNLSHMNVIVSRLASGLPVGGDLEYADEVTISRAMEGRQRIHVPST, from the coding sequence ATGGCCGGAGTTTATGACGGCGCGGTCCAGTCGCTCATCGACGAACTGGGCCGACTGCCCGGGATCGGCCCCAAGGGCGCGCAGCGGATCGCGTTCTACCTGCTCGAAGCCGACGACGCCGAGGTTGACGCCCTCGTCGACGCCCTTGAATCCGTCAAATCGAAGGTCAGGTTCTGCGAGATCTGTGGCAACGTCACCGAGGAAAAGATCTGCCGTATCTGTGCCGACCCCCGGCGCCTCGACTCCGTCATCTGCGTGGTGGAGGAAGCCAAGGACATCGTCGCCATCGAGCGTTCGCGCGAATACCGCGGCCGCTACCACGTGCTCGGCGGGGCGATCGACCCCATCGGCGGCGTCGGCCCAGAAGACCTACGCATCCGGGAGCTATACGCGAGGCTGGGCTCCGGCGTCGTGCAAGAGGTGATCCTCGCAATGGACCCGAACGTCGAGGGGGAGGCCACCGCCACGTACCTCTCCCTCAACCTGTCACACATGAACGTCATCGTGTCACGGCTCGCCTCCGGCCTGCCCGTCGGCGGCGACCTCGAATACGCTGACGAGGTCACTATTTCCCGCGCCATGGAAGGCCGTCAGAGGATTCACGTGCCCAGCACGTGA
- a CDS encoding aspartate kinase, producing MSLIVQKFGGSSVADADGIKRVARRIVDTHRAGNRVVVVVSAMGDTTDDLIDLAGAVTEEPTARELDILLSAGERISMALLAMAVTDLGVPAHAFTGQQAGLHTDTVYGAASIVGVVPERIGRVLQNNEIAIIAGFQGVNVHNDVTTLGRGGSDTTAVAFAAALRADVCEIYSDVDGVFTADPRICKSARHIAALTYEETLEMAAHGTKILHLRAVEYARRYDVPLHVRSSFSNKEGTWIVNESTRNRWDGDNEAPIISGISHDTSQAKITVTRVPDEPGAAARIFQVVADSGSSIDMIVQNVPVNQPGQATISFTLPISEVKRAVFALEHARDELGFAEIRKDDGVGILSLIGTGMRSHPGVTAKFFAALAEAGINIDMISTSEIRISTVLAADDIPEAVRVVHKAFDLDAEDEAIVYGGTGR from the coding sequence GTGTCTCTCATTGTGCAAAAGTTCGGCGGATCGTCGGTCGCCGATGCCGACGGCATCAAGCGTGTCGCCCGCCGCATCGTGGACACTCACCGAGCCGGCAACCGGGTAGTTGTGGTGGTCTCCGCCATGGGCGACACCACCGATGACCTCATCGACCTCGCCGGCGCCGTCACCGAGGAACCCACCGCACGCGAATTGGACATCCTGCTCTCCGCCGGCGAGCGCATCTCCATGGCCCTCCTCGCGATGGCCGTTACCGACCTCGGCGTTCCCGCCCACGCATTCACCGGCCAACAAGCCGGCCTACACACCGACACCGTCTACGGCGCGGCGTCAATCGTCGGCGTCGTGCCCGAACGCATCGGCCGCGTCCTGCAGAACAACGAGATCGCGATCATCGCCGGCTTCCAGGGCGTGAACGTGCATAACGACGTCACGACGCTCGGCCGCGGCGGCTCCGACACCACCGCGGTCGCGTTCGCGGCGGCGCTCCGGGCGGACGTGTGCGAGATCTACTCCGACGTCGACGGCGTCTTCACCGCCGACCCCCGCATCTGCAAATCCGCCCGTCACATCGCCGCCCTCACCTACGAAGAAACCCTCGAAATGGCGGCGCACGGCACCAAGATCCTGCACCTGCGCGCGGTCGAATACGCCCGCCGCTACGACGTGCCCCTGCATGTCCGCTCATCGTTTTCCAACAAGGAAGGAACGTGGATCGTGAACGAGTCCACCCGCAACCGCTGGGACGGCGACAACGAAGCCCCGATCATCTCCGGCATCAGCCACGACACGTCGCAGGCGAAGATCACCGTCACCCGCGTCCCCGACGAACCCGGCGCCGCCGCACGCATCTTCCAGGTGGTCGCCGACTCAGGCTCCTCCATCGATATGATCGTCCAGAACGTGCCCGTCAACCAGCCGGGCCAGGCCACGATCTCGTTCACGCTCCCAATCAGCGAGGTCAAGCGCGCAGTGTTCGCGCTCGAGCATGCGCGCGACGAGCTAGGCTTCGCCGAGATCCGTAAGGACGACGGTGTCGGCATCCTATCCCTCATCGGCACGGGAATGCGTTCACACCCGGGAGTGACGGCGAAGTTTTTCGCCGCGCTCGCCGAGGCAGGCATCAACATTGACATGATTTCGACCTCGGAGATCCGCATCTCCACAGTGTTAGCCGCAGACGACATTCCGGAGGCCGTCCGAGTCGTCCACAAGGCATTCGACCTGGATGCTGAAGATGAAGCAATCGTTTACGGAGGTACAGGACGATGA
- a CDS encoding aspartate-semialdehyde dehydrogenase encodes MSITLAVVGATGQVGRVMRTILEEREVDVDAVRFFSSARSAGTVLQFRGQDVVVEDVATADYSGIDVAVFSAGGAASLEYAPKFAAAGAVVVDNSSAWRKDPEVPLVVTEVNPEAITKRPKGIIANPNCTTMAIMPVVKVLADEAGLTSMVVSSYQAVSGSGLAGVNALANQTRAGVEEGEALKGLAVDGYAIAHPIDTAPYVAPIAFNVVPMAGSIVDDGSFETDEEQKLRNESRKILSLPELKVAGTCVRVPVFTGHSMAVSAQFEREISVERAIELLKEAPGVKYVEIPTPLECAGNDACYVGRVRQNFAADDPAKGLSLFVVGDNLRKGAALNTIQIAELVIQELRG; translated from the coding sequence ATGAGTATTACCCTTGCAGTTGTTGGCGCCACCGGCCAGGTCGGCCGCGTCATGCGCACAATCCTTGAGGAGCGCGAAGTGGATGTTGACGCCGTCCGCTTCTTCTCCTCCGCGCGTTCGGCCGGCACCGTGCTCCAGTTCCGCGGCCAGGACGTGGTCGTGGAGGACGTGGCCACGGCGGATTATTCCGGGATTGACGTGGCCGTGTTCTCGGCCGGCGGTGCTGCCTCGCTCGAGTACGCGCCGAAGTTCGCGGCGGCGGGGGCCGTGGTCGTCGACAATTCGTCGGCGTGGCGAAAGGATCCGGAGGTCCCGCTGGTGGTGACCGAGGTCAACCCGGAAGCGATCACGAAGCGCCCGAAGGGGATCATCGCCAACCCGAACTGCACCACGATGGCGATCATGCCGGTGGTGAAAGTGCTTGCCGACGAAGCCGGACTGACCAGCATGGTTGTCAGCTCGTATCAGGCCGTGTCGGGTTCGGGTCTGGCGGGGGTCAACGCGCTCGCGAACCAGACCCGGGCCGGTGTGGAGGAGGGGGAGGCGCTCAAGGGGCTGGCCGTGGACGGCTATGCCATCGCCCACCCCATCGACACCGCTCCCTATGTGGCGCCGATCGCGTTCAACGTGGTGCCCATGGCCGGCTCGATTGTGGACGACGGTTCCTTCGAGACGGACGAGGAGCAGAAGCTACGCAATGAGTCGCGCAAGATCCTCAGCCTGCCCGAGCTGAAGGTGGCGGGTACGTGCGTGCGGGTGCCGGTGTTTACGGGACACTCGATGGCGGTCTCGGCGCAGTTCGAGCGGGAGATCTCCGTGGAGCGGGCGATCGAGCTGCTGAAGGAAGCGCCGGGCGTGAAGTACGTGGAGATTCCGACTCCGCTGGAGTGCGCCGGGAATGACGCCTGCTACGTGGGCCGCGTGCGGCAGAACTTTGCCGCGGACGACCCGGCCAAGGGGCTGTCGCTCTTTGTGGTTGGCGACAACCTTCGCAAGGGGGCCGCGCTCAACACGATCCAAATCGCGGAGCTGGTCATCCAGGAGCTACGCGGGTAA
- a CDS encoding endonuclease domain-containing protein — translation MHGIWVPPESTPTIHLVANNGESAAKIKQEISRFSRGRASANVHRVSGSKRQLVADVEDAVEQVARFHDGESALVVMESALNLGLMSMSGIQAILERVPASRARKLNGVQFGSQSGSETRVAHFMRKRGVRVVQQFSPVRGRYADMLVGNSWLLECDSVAHHMSRMEFESDRERDLLFRSLGYEVTRLSYHQIWYDWENTQDALAAILKQRRYLRPPHGR, via the coding sequence ATGCACGGGATCTGGGTACCACCGGAATCGACACCGACGATACACCTGGTAGCGAACAACGGCGAGTCCGCGGCGAAGATCAAGCAGGAGATCTCGCGGTTCAGTCGCGGCCGGGCTTCGGCCAACGTTCACCGTGTCTCCGGATCCAAGAGGCAACTGGTCGCAGATGTTGAGGACGCCGTTGAGCAGGTTGCGCGCTTCCACGATGGGGAGTCTGCCCTCGTGGTGATGGAATCGGCGCTGAATCTGGGCCTGATGAGCATGTCGGGGATCCAGGCGATCTTAGAGAGGGTCCCGGCAAGTAGGGCGCGCAAGCTCAACGGGGTGCAATTCGGATCGCAGTCGGGCAGCGAGACCCGCGTTGCGCATTTCATGAGGAAACGAGGCGTGCGGGTGGTTCAGCAGTTCTCGCCCGTTCGTGGTCGTTATGCTGACATGCTCGTCGGCAACTCGTGGCTCCTCGAGTGTGACTCCGTGGCCCACCATATGAGTCGGATGGAGTTTGAAAGTGACCGGGAGCGCGACCTCCTCTTTCGGTCGCTTGGCTATGAGGTTACGCGCCTGAGTTACCACCAGATCTGGTACGACTGGGAGAACACCCAGGATGCGCTGGCCGCGATCCTCAAGCAACGCCGCTATCTGCGCCCTCCCCATGGGCGTTAG
- a CDS encoding Gfo/Idh/MocA family protein, which produces MVNYGIVGTGYFGAELGRALHRLEGANVLGVYDPVNAAGPAAEFDAEVFDSMEALVTDPRVDAVIVASPNSMHVEPTLTAARAGKAIFVEKPIALNYADCASMVDTARANNVFFMAGHVMNFMNGVRLAKRLIASGELGRVLHIRSTRTGWEAEPPIAAWKNVRGLSGGHLYHHIHELDCVQSILGPARFATMIGGNMAHHGVDDVEDMLLIQLQFDDAFATLEYGSAFRWPEHYLLIQAEKGAVKIDLQDVGVTVRIGDAEEHYLLHRTEEEDRQRAQIYAGLTATDGGVQFGHPGMELPLWLSGIVEEEMTYFHGLMQGEPVLEEFSKLSDGTAAMEAIATADACTLSLKENRKVAIAEITV; this is translated from the coding sequence ATGGTCAACTACGGAATCGTCGGAACGGGCTACTTTGGCGCGGAGCTCGGTCGGGCATTGCACCGGCTCGAGGGCGCGAACGTGCTCGGCGTCTACGACCCCGTCAACGCCGCCGGTCCCGCCGCGGAGTTTGACGCGGAGGTCTTTGACTCGATGGAGGCCTTGGTCACGGACCCGCGTGTTGATGCGGTGATCGTTGCCTCCCCGAATTCCATGCATGTGGAGCCGACTCTCACGGCGGCGCGCGCGGGTAAGGCGATTTTCGTGGAGAAGCCGATCGCGCTCAACTACGCGGACTGCGCATCGATGGTTGACACCGCCCGCGCCAACAACGTCTTCTTCATGGCGGGCCACGTCATGAATTTCATGAACGGGGTGCGGCTGGCCAAGCGCCTTATCGCGTCGGGCGAGCTGGGGCGCGTGCTCCACATTCGCTCGACGCGCACGGGCTGGGAGGCTGAGCCGCCGATCGCAGCGTGGAAGAATGTTCGAGGGCTCTCCGGCGGGCACCTCTACCATCACATCCACGAGCTTGACTGCGTCCAGTCCATCCTCGGCCCGGCCCGCTTTGCGACGATGATCGGCGGGAACATGGCCCACCACGGAGTCGATGACGTCGAGGACATGCTCCTCATCCAGCTTCAGTTCGACGACGCGTTCGCCACCCTCGAGTACGGTTCGGCCTTCCGCTGGCCAGAGCACTACCTGCTCATCCAGGCGGAGAAGGGCGCGGTGAAGATCGACCTGCAGGATGTAGGTGTCACGGTCCGCATCGGCGACGCCGAGGAGCACTACCTTCTGCATCGCACCGAAGAAGAGGATCGCCAGCGTGCGCAGATCTATGCGGGTCTGACGGCGACGGATGGTGGTGTCCAGTTTGGCCATCCCGGCATGGAGTTGCCGCTGTGGTTATCGGGCATTGTGGAGGAGGAGATGACTTACTTCCACGGACTCATGCAGGGTGAGCCAGTCCTTGAGGAGTTTTCGAAGCTCTCTGATGGCACAGCAGCGATGGAAGCAATTGCTACGGCGGATGCCTGCACCCTCTCGCTCAAGGAGAACCGCAAGGTGGCGATAGCGGAGATCACAGTCTAA